In a genomic window of Thermoproteus tenax Kra 1:
- a CDS encoding haloacid dehalogenase yields the protein MLDVERLYNELRSYEDARERVIQTSIRVTRLSKSVIYSLIRNDMEAAQRHLKDMEAAATELRSLVSRYPMFYNSGAQGLQEYVEAVSLWTYLREGRLPTLEELGVDVMTYLMGVADIAGELGRKTNEELVRGNLDLARRLKEAVERLYIDMLSLEPRDFELRKKVDYISNQANWISEKLFYASTCHKLNEVRQGASEGVGGRGGYGGSGETS from the coding sequence ATGCTCGATGTGGAGAGGCTTTATAACGAGTTGAGGAGCTACGAGGACGCGCGAGAGAGAGTTATACAGACCTCTATCAGAGTAACCAGGCTCAGCAAATCGGTGATATATTCGCTCATACGCAACGACATGGAGGCGGCCCAGAGACACCTGAAAGATATGGAGGCGGCCGCAACAGAGCTGAGGTCGCTTGTATCAAGATATCCCATGTTCTACAACAGCGGCGCCCAAGGTCTGCAGGAATACGTGGAGGCGGTCTCTCTGTGGACCTATCTGCGTGAGGGAAGACTGCCCACCTTGGAGGAGCTCGGCGTAGACGTGATGACCTATCTGATGGGCGTTGCCGATATAGCGGGGGAGCTCGGCAGAAAGACAAACGAGGAACTAGTGAGGGGCAACCTCGACCTCGCCAGGAGGCTAAAGGAGGCAGTAGAGAGGCTGTATATAGATATGTTGAGCTTAGAGCCGAGGGACTTCGAGCTCCGCAAAAAGGTGGACTACATCTCGAACCAAGCCAACTGGATCTCCGAGAAATTGTTTTATGCGTCTACTTGCCATAAGCTCAATGAAGTACGTCAAGGAGCTTCTGAGGGAGTTGGGGGCAGGGGAGGCTACGGAGGAAGTGGAGAGACAAGTTGA
- a CDS encoding universal stress protein — MFKKILVAYDGSNHAKKALDVAIDLSKKYGAKLYIIEVIDTATILGLSMGPVPAEVIDSIRERAKADLNDAKARAESQGVQAETLMLEGDPAGTIVDQADKLGVDLIVTGSRGLSTIKRVFLGSVSTGIVTHARKPVLVVK; from the coding sequence ATGTTCAAGAAGATCTTGGTCGCTTACGATGGCTCCAATCATGCCAAAAAGGCGCTCGATGTCGCGATAGATCTATCGAAAAAATATGGGGCAAAGCTCTATATAATTGAGGTCATCGATACGGCGACTATACTCGGCTTATCCATGGGGCCGGTCCCCGCCGAGGTCATAGACTCGATAAGAGAGCGCGCCAAGGCCGATCTAAACGATGCAAAGGCGAGGGCTGAGTCGCAGGGAGTTCAGGCCGAAACTCTCATGTTGGAGGGCGATCCAGCCGGCACCATAGTGGATCAAGCAGACAAGCTTGGCGTCGACCTCATAGTGACGGGCAGCCGAGGTCTCTCGACAATAAAGCGGGTCTTTCTAGGGAGCGTCTCCACGGGCATAGTCACACATGCCAGAAAGCCCGTCTTAGTTGTCAAATGA
- a CDS encoding amidase: MIKEIVDKARADPDYVVRTALESLKRAEGQKYNYFLALDRDLPKRAERASLLRSGRRLLGVVVAVKDNIDVAGLPTTNGAPYAREVPELTAPIVTALEEEGALVLGKTNMHELALGATNVNPHFGPTLNPRDPSRITGGSSGGSAGAVALGIAHIALGTDTGGSVRIPASLCGVVGYKPPYGALSLEGVRPLAPSLDHLGFFTSTVKDLVYLMSVLRGLRAEPPPRFRFGILKGIAEPDEYVEKAFWRAVAKLESAGGERWEVEVNARKFSYARAAILLAEAASVNWGYLRRHEPEMGRDVATLLKVGASLPAVAYLRALEIQREAKSYFNSLLKRYDVLVTPTTAIAAPPVEEANTIAIRPKLLAYTELFNLAGLPAISVPAPAPHLPVGVQLVSSDEERLLSIASKYEEA, translated from the coding sequence ATGATAAAAGAGATCGTAGATAAAGCTAGAGCTGACCCCGACTATGTCGTCAGAACCGCTCTGGAGAGTCTAAAGAGGGCCGAGGGCCAAAAGTACAACTACTTCCTGGCGTTGGACAGAGATCTGCCCAAGAGGGCCGAGCGCGCCTCACTCCTCAGAAGTGGACGCCGCCTCCTCGGCGTAGTGGTCGCGGTTAAAGACAACATAGACGTGGCCGGGCTGCCCACAACCAATGGGGCGCCCTACGCCAGAGAGGTGCCCGAGCTGACGGCCCCCATAGTCACGGCGCTAGAGGAGGAGGGAGCCTTGGTGTTGGGGAAGACAAACATGCACGAGCTGGCTCTGGGGGCCACCAACGTTAATCCACACTTTGGCCCAACGCTTAACCCCAGAGATCCCTCTAGAATCACGGGCGGATCCTCGGGCGGCTCAGCCGGAGCGGTGGCCTTGGGCATAGCCCACATAGCGTTGGGCACCGACACCGGCGGTTCAGTCAGAATCCCGGCATCGCTCTGTGGAGTTGTGGGATACAAGCCGCCGTACGGCGCCCTAAGCCTAGAGGGCGTGAGACCTCTGGCTCCCTCCCTAGATCACCTGGGCTTTTTCACATCCACGGTGAAAGACTTGGTCTACCTTATGAGCGTGTTGAGGGGATTGAGGGCCGAGCCGCCGCCCCGCTTCCGCTTCGGTATATTGAAGGGCATAGCAGAGCCAGATGAATATGTCGAGAAGGCATTCTGGCGGGCCGTGGCAAAGCTTGAGTCAGCCGGCGGGGAGAGGTGGGAGGTTGAGGTGAACGCCAGGAAGTTCTCCTATGCTCGGGCGGCGATCCTCCTCGCCGAGGCGGCGTCCGTCAACTGGGGCTACCTCAGGAGGCACGAGCCTGAGATGGGGCGCGACGTGGCCACTCTTCTGAAGGTTGGGGCATCTCTGCCCGCCGTTGCCTACCTCAGAGCTCTGGAGATACAGAGGGAGGCGAAGTCTTACTTCAACAGCCTCCTGAAGAGGTACGACGTATTAGTCACGCCGACTACGGCGATAGCTGCGCCGCCTGTCGAGGAGGCGAATACAATAGCTATAAGGCCCAAGCTGTTGGCTTATACGGAGCTCTTCAATCTGGCGGGACTGCCGGCCATATCTGTGCCGGCTCCCGCGCCCCATCTGCCCGTGGGAGTCCAACTCGTCTCATCGGACGAAGAGAGACTGTTGTCAATAGCTTCAAAATACGAAGAAGCCTAG
- a CDS encoding MBL fold metallo-hydrolase, with the protein MEFIKRYIQGQHIITTYVLHIGDIKVAVDPGPPNSFTHTDADIIICTHIHNDHCGAAGHTKRPVYVHERYVRHLVDPSRLWQATRETLGPIADLFGQPVGATEVRPLRDGERLFDAIDVYFTPGHAPHHVMFYYRDGGILFVGDGAGVYVPEIDAIFPTTPAPFKYEEYLRSLNRVSSIGAQSLCFPHFTCTENVDLIRRHMEQISLWREIAREVAEEGGNVDELARRLVREDENAAKVAERGGLLFDFFLRQTLVGLLQTA; encoded by the coding sequence ATGGAGTTTATAAAACGATATATACAAGGCCAACACATTATAACCACATATGTTCTCCACATCGGCGACATCAAGGTGGCGGTAGATCCGGGTCCCCCCAATTCTTTCACACACACCGACGCCGATATAATAATATGTACTCACATACACAACGACCACTGCGGCGCGGCGGGCCACACAAAGAGGCCAGTCTACGTCCACGAGAGATACGTAAGACACTTAGTCGATCCATCGAGACTCTGGCAGGCCACGAGGGAGACCTTGGGTCCCATCGCCGATCTTTTCGGCCAGCCCGTAGGAGCTACTGAGGTGAGACCTCTGAGGGATGGCGAAAGGCTCTTCGACGCAATCGATGTCTACTTCACGCCGGGCCATGCGCCTCACCACGTCATGTTCTACTATAGAGATGGTGGCATTCTCTTCGTGGGAGATGGGGCGGGGGTATACGTGCCCGAAATAGACGCCATATTCCCCACCACGCCTGCGCCGTTTAAGTACGAGGAATACCTGCGCTCTCTCAACAGAGTCTCCTCAATAGGCGCCCAGAGCCTCTGCTTCCCCCACTTCACGTGCACTGAGAACGTGGACCTGATCAGGCGCCACATGGAGCAAATCTCGTTATGGCGCGAAATCGCCAGGGAGGTGGCCGAGGAGGGGGGCAACGTCGACGAACTCGCAAGGCGTCTAGTGCGCGAGGACGAGAACGCGGCCAAGGTGGCCGAGAGAGGCGGGCTCTTGTTCGACTTCTTTTTGCGTCAGACCCTCGTGGGCTTGCTACAAACAGCCTAG
- a CDS encoding inosine/xanthosine triphosphatase: protein MKVCIATSNKAKIEGVLGALKRIGLRGEIETTAWPQDVVPMTLEETVQGAIRRAVSSRRGDCLGVGVEAGFFTAAGVHFGVHVAAVYDGALIAVGASQAFQISEEEYLAFDKRGRGVLAELGTDREKGLVSALTNGAIVRRQLVEEAVYFALVSYMHLSGLKWSR, encoded by the coding sequence GTGAAAGTCTGCATAGCCACTTCGAACAAGGCAAAGATAGAGGGGGTTCTTGGCGCGCTCAAGAGGATCGGTCTCCGAGGAGAGATAGAGACTACTGCGTGGCCTCAAGACGTAGTACCCATGACTTTAGAGGAGACAGTGCAGGGAGCGATCAGAAGAGCGGTGAGCTCTCGGCGGGGCGACTGCCTAGGAGTAGGCGTAGAGGCCGGGTTCTTCACCGCGGCTGGAGTACACTTCGGCGTCCACGTAGCGGCCGTATACGATGGAGCTCTCATAGCCGTCGGCGCCTCGCAAGCCTTTCAGATATCGGAGGAGGAATACTTGGCATTTGACAAGAGAGGGCGCGGAGTCTTGGCAGAGCTGGGGACCGACAGAGAGAAGGGGCTGGTCAGCGCATTGACGAACGGCGCTATAGTTCGCCGTCAGTTAGTTGAAGAGGCCGTCTACTTCGCGTTAGTTTCATATATGCACCTATCTGGCCTCAAGTGGTCAAGATAA
- a CDS encoding NAD(P)/FAD-dependent oxidoreductase, producing the protein MVKIIGLGPSGAALGFLLGSAEVEERVGRYFKACGEAVPVETPLISREFVVDKVRRYRFFLGDRLLGEVSYREPRWYIIEKGAWIDYLRSRIGPGSSDGVVVDARGPYGSKGKKIVVVMAYVSGIRREEETADFIFPRNHTGFYWIFPHGSLYNIGGGFLEVEDPTALVREFANKLGGRIINIKGAPLTVLPEIDLGYNGRFRVGESAGLIYPLTGEGIRPGVLSAIALAEALRTKNPLETYRRRVEPIVKQIGLQKRLLLAASAAIKRGGSISAIADGSLLRDYIEENLSLRGLFVALAKRPAAAARLLSALLRR; encoded by the coding sequence GTGGTCAAGATAATAGGGCTGGGCCCCTCTGGAGCGGCCCTAGGGTTTCTTTTAGGATCCGCCGAGGTTGAGGAGCGCGTGGGCAGATATTTTAAGGCTTGCGGAGAGGCCGTGCCCGTCGAGACGCCGCTTATCTCCAGAGAGTTCGTAGTAGACAAGGTGCGACGCTATAGGTTCTTCCTAGGCGATCGCTTGTTGGGCGAGGTGTCCTACAGAGAGCCGAGGTGGTACATAATAGAGAAGGGCGCGTGGATAGATTATCTGAGGAGCAGGATAGGGCCTGGGTCAAGCGATGGTGTCGTCGTGGATGCCAGGGGGCCCTATGGGAGCAAAGGGAAGAAGATAGTCGTAGTGATGGCGTATGTGTCCGGCATTAGGCGCGAGGAGGAGACGGCCGACTTTATTTTCCCCCGGAACCACACGGGATTCTACTGGATCTTTCCTCACGGCTCGCTCTACAATATAGGCGGAGGCTTTCTGGAGGTAGAGGATCCTACTGCTCTAGTCAGGGAATTTGCAAATAAGTTGGGCGGTAGAATAATAAATATCAAGGGAGCTCCGCTGACGGTTCTGCCCGAGATAGATCTGGGCTATAACGGACGTTTCAGAGTGGGCGAGTCGGCGGGCTTGATATATCCTTTGACCGGCGAAGGCATAAGGCCCGGCGTCCTCTCGGCGATCGCTCTCGCCGAGGCTCTGAGGACTAAGAACCCCCTCGAGACCTACAGAAGGAGAGTAGAACCTATAGTGAAACAGATCGGACTCCAAAAGAGGCTGTTACTCGCGGCGTCTGCCGCCATTAAGAGGGGCGGAAGTATATCGGCAATAGCGGACGGGAGCCTACTGCGCGACTACATAGAGGAGAATTTATCGCTCCGCGGGCTCTTCGTGGCCCTGGCTAAGAGACCGGCGGCCGCCGCCAGACTTTTGTCGGCTTTGTTGAGGAGATAG